CCGAACGGAGCGGACCTCTGGGCCTGATGCTGCGCGCCGTGCCCGGCGCGCTCGCCCGTCGCCCGGCGTGGAGCGCGCTCACCGACGGGCCGGCCCGTCTGCTGCTGCGCGGAGTGCGGACCCGGGGAAGTGCCCGTGCGGGCCGCCGCGAGTGGTACGGCGCTCGGGACCTACGGCCTGTCCGCCTCGTATCGGCGTTCTTCGACGGCTTTGATCTGGGGGTGACGGCCCCCGTCGCACCTCCGGTGCGCTTCGGCTTCGGTTCGGTCCCGAGGAAACCCGCGCTCACCAGGGTCACCACGACCGTGGTCGTCGGACCCGAGTGAGGGATACGGGCCCTGGGGTACCCGGCGGGCCCTCCCGACGAAGGGAAGCGGCGTTGCGCAGGACCACAGCGCGGAAATCCACGGATGGCATCCCCGTCGCCCACGGTGCCTTCAATGTCGTCGGCGGGCTGTGGCCGATGGTCCATCTGCGGAGCTTCGAGTGGGTCTTCGGGCCGAAGAAGGACGAGTGGCTACAGATGACAACAGGCGGATTGCTCGTTTCCGCCAATCTCGCGCAGCTCGCGGCGGCCTCGGAACCGCAGGGTGCTGCCCATGCCCGCCGTATCGGCCTGGGCACCGCGCTGACCTTGCCGGCGATCGACCTGGCCTACGTGCCCAGGGGACGGATCCGGCCCACATACCTCTTCGACGCCCTCATGCAGACGGGCTGGATCGCAGCCTGGCTGTTCAGCACGCGGCCGACGAGTGGGAGAGCAGCCAGGAGCGAGCAACGATGAGCCCCGGCACGCCCGCACGGCCAACCCGGAACTCCATGGAATCCGCTCATGAGCGAGAACACGCCGACACAGGCGGACGGCCCCGCAGCCGACGGGACGGATCAGGAAGGTACAGCCAGCCATGAGCGAGCCGGTCCGCCCTTCTGACCAGCGGGCGCCTGTCGAACGCGCGAGGTCGACGGTCGTGTGCGCGCTGATCGGCGCGGCGGTGATGGCGGCGCTCGATGAGATCGTCTTCCATCAGCTCCTGGGCTGGCACCACTTCTACGACCGGTCCACCGCAGGTGTCGGCCTTCTGTCCGATGGGCTCCTCCATACGGCCGAGTTGCTTGGGCTCGTCGCCGGGTTCTTCTTCTACGCCGACCTGCGCCGACGTCGGGCCTTGGCGCCGGCTCACGCACGGGCCGGGTTCTTCCTCGGGCTGGGGGCGTTCCAGTTGTTCGACGGGATCGTGGACCACAAGCTGCTGCGGGTGCACCAGATCCGCTACGGCGTGGACGTCACCCCGTACGACTGGGCATGGAACGTCGCAGCCCTCGTGCTGCTGCTCGTCGGCGTCGTCCTCGGCCTACGTGCGGTCCGCCGCGACAGGGCCGGTGCGGCGGCGTGAGGCTCGCGCACGTCCACCCGGACGCGGCCACCGGTTTCGGTGCGGCCGGGCTCTTGACTGTCGCGGCGGGACTGCTGGTGGTCGCCGCCTACGGGGCGGGTGCCGCGCGGCTACGGCACCGCGGAGACGCCTGGACTCGCCGACGGGACGCGTCCTTCACTACGGGCGTCCTCGCCATCGCGTGGGCTACTGCGGGACCGACGCCGGGACGTTCCTTCACGGGACACATGGCCGAGCACCTCCTCGCCGGTATGGCCGGCCCCCTTCTGATCGCCGTGGCGCGTCCCCTTACTCTGGCCCTGCGCGCGCTTCCCGCAGGCCCGGTCCGCCGCGGCCTGCTCGCCCTCGCGCACTGCCGGCCCATGAGCGGGCTCGTCTTCCCACCACTGGCGGCGCTGCTGGGCATCGGCGGCCTGTGGCTGGTGTACCGCACCCGGTTGTTCGCCGCCACGGAGCACAGCGCCCCCCTGCACGTCCTGGTGCAGGCGCATTTGGTGGCCGCCGGGCTGTTGTTCTCCTTCTCCATGTGCCAGCTCGATCCGCTGCGTCGTCGCTGGAGCTCCACCGTCCGCGGTGGCGCCCTGCTGGCCGCCGGTGCCATGCACGCCGTGTTGGCCAGGTCGCTCTACGCCTCACCGCCGCCAGGCACGACGTTTACCACCGGCGATCTGCACAGCGCGGCCCGCCTGATGTTCTACGGCGGCGACGTGGCCGAAGTGGGCCTGGCCGTGGTGGTGGGGATCGGCTGGTACACCGCTCGTGAGCGTCGGGACAGGCACGTCACCCCTGCGCTCTCCGCCAGACCGGGATGCCGATCGACCGTTTCCGAGTTGTAGCGCGTCCACGCCGGGCTGAGTACCGCCGTTCGAACGCCCGCCGGGCGGGCGTCAGCGCCGTGCCCCTCGGGCTCGTAAGTCACCGCTTCCACGCTTCCGTCGTCCACTGGTTGCTCTCTGCGGGTGCCTCATCGGCCAGACACCCCTCGACGCGAACGTCCACGCCAACGCAGATGGTTCATGCAGGATGGTGAGTCGCTCCGGCACGCGGCGATGCCCGTGTGAGGCCGAGCGCGGCCAGCTTCCTCGGCCGCACGTAGTCGCTCCGCCGCAGCTGGACGCAAGCCGGTCACGGACGTGAGCCGAGCGCCGAACTGCCCGTATCCGCCGATCAGCGCGCGACGCGGACGCGCGAGGAAGGGGCTTGAGTGAGTGTCAGGTCCATCATGCCTGGTCGGAGACGTTTTCGGTAGGACGAAGCGCACGCCTGTACGACCTTGTTGCGGGTGGTGTCGTACCCGCAGACTCGTCGTCATCCACTCTCCGGCCAACGTGCTGGCATCCTTCATCGGCTGCCGGCGCGTTCGCCGTGCTGTCTCGCCCTGGGACATGGCGCCGGTCGGGGAGGGGCAGGGACGAAGGGGATCGATGGATCGGGACATGGTCGTGCTGGCGAAGGTCAAGTTGCTCAGTGCCAACCGTCGGGTGGTGCGAGGCGTCGAGGGACTGTGGATCTACCGCCTGCTGACGCAGGTCGAGCCGGAGGTGTACGGATCGAAGCTCGCGTTCGTCCTGGTGGAGGAGAGTGACTCACCCCTGGTACGCAAGTTGCCTGAACGCAGGCTGGCCCTGCTCGACGAGGCCGTCGAGGTGGCCAAGGCGCTCAGCCCGGCGAACCCTTACCGGGAGAAGGTACTGCAGAGGGCACTGGCCGCGAGAGCTCGCATGATGCCGTAGACGAGCCACGTGGGGTCACGGTCGAGACCGTGGCCCCACGCCCCTCGGCGGCTGCGGGCTCTGGTAACCCGAGCAGATCGCTGGACTCGGCATCGAAGGAGGCAATGGCCTCGCTGGGACACACCCTCCTTGGCCACATTGACCGCGTCTACGCAGTGGCCTTCCGGCCGGGCGGGCGTGTTCTGGCCAGCGGCAGTGCCGACCAGACGGTCAGGTTCTGGGACTTGGCCGATCCTCTGTGAGCCAAACCGATCGTCTCCCCCCTCTTGGGCCATACCGAGACGGTCTATTCGCTGGTCATCGACCCCGAGGGGAACGTTCTGGCTGACGCCAGCGCCGATCAGAAGGTCCGGCTGTTGAACGCGACTGACCGGGCCAAGTCAGTGCTCCCTCAGCCGCCCGGTCACCGGCCACACCGACGCCGTCTTCTCGGTGGCCTTCAGTCCCAGCGGGGGAATTGCCGGCCGGCGGCAGCGGCGACCACACGATCCGCCTGTGGCGCGTCACCGCATCCACCAGCCCAGCCCCCATCGGGCACCCTGTCACCGGTCACCACGGCGCCGTCTACTCCGTGGCCTTCAGCCCGAACGGCAAACTGCCGGCCAGCGGCAGTGCCGACCAGATGATCCACCTGTGGAAACTCACCCAGTGAACGAGCAGCCGTCTGCCACTGCCCAGCCGCATTGGCGCATTGGATCGGAAGGGGCGGAGTTCCCCCAGCCGCTGGGCTGCCTTGGCCTGGGGGTGGCTCCAGCCCGCCCGGGTCGGCACGTGCGGACATCGCTCAGGGCGTGTCGCCCGAGTGGTAGAGACGGCAGCTCACACCCGGACCTGGTGTACGCGGCTCTCCAGGGCGCGGGTCGTACAGCGCCCGCCCGCCGGGAAACTGCCCGAGCTCGGTGGGCAGGGCCGCACCGTTCTCGATCTCTTCTGGTCGCCAGCCCGTGATGTCCAGCAGCAGTCCGTCCAGCGGCCCACCTATGAGCAGGGCATATGTCTGCTGCGGGCGCGGTCCGGGGTCAGGGTCGTCATGGTCGTGGCCGTAGACCCGGCCGCGCAGCAGCTGCTCATCTCCGTTCATGCAGTGCAGCCTTTCAGCTGCCACTGACAATGCGAGCCTGTCACCGACGCAGGCACGGGCACGGGCACGCCATGTCACATGTCCATAGCCCCTGCCACCGCCCACGACGGCTTCACCATGGGCCCCCGGCTCCTCAGAGGGCAACGGCTTGGTAGGGCGCCGTCACCGCATGGCGGGCGTATTGTCCGTGTATGAATGATCTGCGGTGCGGGTGGGGCGGTGCGGGACCGGCCGGGCCGGCGGCACACGGGGGCCGCTGTTGCGGGCCGGCGCACCGGCAGGCCGTATGGCAGGCCCGGCGCCGGTGGCAGCGGGCCGCGCCCCAGCGGGTAGGGGTGGCCGGGGCAGGTGAGGTCCTCCTGCTACACGCGAAGGGCCTCGCCCAGGGGTCAGGCGGCTCGCCCAGGCCGGGGCCATTGGCGGGAGGGCACTGCGCCACGGTTACCCGGATTACAGACCTGTCCGGAGAGCTGGTCCGTGCGGCGGTTGTCGCGGACGGGCGAACCGCGGCGAGATGGGTCGGGGCCGGTGCGGGGCTGGACATCGCCGCCGAGGCGGCCCGTGCCCCCTTCGAGCGCAGCCGCCGCGCGGCCCGCTCCGGCCGGGGTGGGCGGTGACTCGTGCAGGAGCACACGGCCCACGGCCCCGTTCACGGCACTCCGCTGCCGGACGACGTTCTCGCCGAGGCGATGCGGAGCACCAAGGCCTCCGTGGGGCTGCTGTACCTGCTGCCGCCTGAGGAGCAGGTCCTGTGGCTGGCCCTGGTGGGCGGCGTGTCGGGGCGGATCGCCGCCCCGTGGTCCCGCATCCCACTGGACACCGCGATCCCGGTGGCGGACGCGGTGCGCGATCGGCGTCCGGTCTGGGTGGGCAGCCAGGAGGACATCGCCCGCCGCTACCCGAGGATCGGCATCGTCCTTCCGTACGACTTCAAGCTCACCGCAGCCCCGATCATCGGCAACGGCACCGTGTGGGGCGGCATCGTGCTGCTGTGGCCCGTCTGGCACCCACCCGGGCTCAGTACGACCGAACAGGAGACGATCGATGCCTGCTGCCGCCGTGCCGCAGCCATCCTGGACGGGGCCGCCGACAGTGGCCACCCGCTACACGTTCCCGACGAGCCCCGTATGCTCCCGGTCCCCCGCCCCCAGGACGCCGATCCCGTACAGGCCGCCGCTGCCCTGGCTTTCACGGCGCGACTGCCGGTGGGCTGCTGCGCTCTGGACCTGGAGGGCCGGCTCACCTTCATCAACGCCGCCGGCGCCGATCTGGTCGGTGCCACCTCTGGTTCCCTGCTGGGCTACCGTCCCTGGGAAGTACTCCGGTGGCTGTACGATCCGATGTTCGAGGACCGCTACCGCGCGGCGGTGGTCAGCCGTCAGCCCACCTCCTTCACCGCCAGGCGGCCGCCCGACACCTGGCTGTTGTTCCAGCTCTACCCGGACGAGAGCGGGATCAGCGTCCACATCACACCCGCCGACCGGCTTCCGGCCGCCACCGCACCCCACCTGCCACAGCCGGCCGAGCCCATCGGTGCGACGGCGCTGTACCACCTGACACACCTGGCCACCGCCCTGGCCGAGGCCGCCGGCGTGCACGACGTGGTCGAGCTGGCGGCCGATCAGATCGTGCCCGCCTTCGGCCCCAAAGCACTGGCACTGCTCACCGTTGACGGGGGACGCCTGTGCATCACCGGTTACCGCGGTTACAGCGCCGAGCTGATGGCCCGCTTCGAAGCCGCACCCTTGACCTCCGACACCCCTGCCGTGCAGGTCATCACCACCGGCACGGCCGCCTTCTTCCCCACCTTCGCCGACCTCAAGAAGGCCTACCCGCCAGCCGTGCAGCGGGACGAGATGGCCTCGTGGGCGTTCCTTCCCCTGATCGTCTCCGGCCGCCCGGTCGGCTCCCTCGTGCTCGCCTACGGCGTGCCCCGTATCTTCCCGCCGGCCGAACGCGCCCTGCTCACCTCACTGGCCGGACTGATCGCCCAGGCCCTGGATCGCGCCCGCCTCTACGACGCCAAGAACTCCCTTGCCCACAGCCTGCAGACCGGTCTGCTGCCGCGCACCCTGCCGCACGTCCCCGGCCTCGAAACGGCAGCCCGCTACCGGCCCGCCGGTCACGGCATCGACATCGGCGGCGACTTCTACGACCTCATCCCCTGTGCCAACGGCACCGTCGTCGTGGTCATCGGCGACGTCCAGGGACACGACACCAGCGCCGCCGCCCTCATGGGGCAGATCCGTACCGCCGTGCGCGCCAACGCCACCGCCGGCTCCTCACCCGGCGACGTCCTCGCCCGCACGAACCGCCTGCTGACCGACCTCGACACCGGGCTGTTCGCCAGCTGCCTCATCGCCCACCTCGACCTGGCCCATCACCGCGCCCTCCTTGCCACCGCCGGCCACCCACCGGCCCTGCTCCGCCATCCCACCGGCCGCGCCGACACCCTGCACCTGCCCCCCGGACTACTGCTGGGCATCGACCCCGACGCCGACTACCCCACCACCGACGTTCCCCTCCCACCCGGCGCCGTCCTCGCCCTCTACACCGACGGACTCGTCGAAACCCCCAGCGCCGACATCGGCGACGCCACCGCCGCGCTCGCCCACCGACTCACCACCGCGCCGGACGAGAACCTGGAGACCCTCGCCGACAGCCTCCTCGACCACGCCGAACGATCCGCGCACCGCAACGACGACATCGCGCTGCTCCTCGTCCGCCCGCACCGTTGACCCCGAACCTGCGGGTGCAGGGATCCTGCCGGCCCGGGACCGGCACAGCGACTTCAGCAGGCGCACGAAGCAGGCCCGCTGACGCAGGTCGTCACAGGCCCCCGACCGTCCTGTCAGACCCGGCTGCGAATATCACGCCATGGATCTCACTGACGCCCTCGCCGGTCTCGACGCCCACCCCTGGGCCTCCGTCTCGCACGCCTACGGCACCGCCGAGGACCTGCCCGACCTGCTGCGCGCCCTCGCCGAGGGCGGCGGGGACGCCGAGGAGGCCATGTCCGAGCTGTACTCGTGCATCCTCCACCAGGGCACGGTCTATTCCGCCAGCGTGGACGCCGTCCCGTACCTCGCCCGGATCGCCGCTGCCGCCCGGCCTGGGACGACCGAAGTCCTGTGCCTGCTCGGCGGACTGGCCGAGAGCGATGATGAATGGGCGATCACGCCGGGCGCCGTCCGGGCCGCCGTCGCCACCCAAGTCCCGTTGCTGATACCGCTGTTGGCACACGAAGACGCGGACGTCCGGAGGCTCACCGCGTGGACGCTCGGCCACACCCGGAACGCCGAGGCCGCCTTGGCAGCCCTGCGAAGCCGGTGGACGGCCGAGGACGATCCCGGTGTCCGGGCCGAACTGCTCGTCGCCCTCGGCCGGGTCGACCTCCCCGGAGCCGCAGTCGAGACGCGTGTGCTGTTGGGTGGGGATACGCCCGCGCCGCTGCGCCTGGCCGCGCTCCTCGTCGCCCTGGCCGCCGGTGCGCCGTGGACCGACGCACACCACGATGCCGCGCTCGGCGTACTGCCCACACGTCAACTCACCGTCGACCGGTACAGCATGCACCACCGAGAGCCGCTGCACGTGATCGTCGACAGCCTGCTGGGCCGCGACACCGAGGAAGATCGCGAGAAGACCTTCGCGCTGTTGAACGGCGCCCTGCATGACGACCGCCCCGAGGTGCGGACCGAGGCACTCTCCGCGGCCGATCACGCCTGCTACCTCTCCCGCAGCGCTCCCCGACGACTCGTCCCGGCCATCGCGCCACTCGCCGCCGATCAGCAGGCATCAACCCTGCTCGGCAAGGTCGGCCCGGCCGCCGCCGAGGCCGCGCCCGCCCTGGCCGAACTCGCCGCCCAACCCGACGACGAGGAGGCTGACCAGGCATTGGCCGTCCTCGTGCGGGTCGCGCCCCGACAGGCCGTCCCGTTGCTGGCCCGGGACCTCGGCCGACGCCCCCGCGCCCTCGACGCCGCAGCAGACTTCCACGCTCCCGCCTTCCCCTTCGGCCCGGGCCTGCTTGCCGCCGTCCGCACACGCCTGGCCGCAGACGGGCTCGGCCACAATGACACCGCCGACCTGGTTCACCTGCTGCGCCAGTGGGGCCCGCAGGCCGCTGCCGCCTTGCCCGAGCTGTACGCCGTGCTGCCCCGCTTCCCGTACGCGGCCACCGCCATCACCGCCGTGCTAGCCACTGGCGGTGAGGCCCGGCGCGAGCAGGCCGGTGCCGTGCTGCGTGCAGCGGCCACGTCGCTGATGGTGGCGCGGGCCCACCATGACCTCACCGGCGAGACCGACGTCCTGCTCGACGCCGTCGCCAAGGCGCTCGCCGCCGGCCCGCGCGAGGTAGCCGAGGCCGCCGAGGCCGCAGCAACGCTCGCAGCGGCGGCCGCAGGACTGCTCCCCGCCCTGCGGGCAGCAGTCAGCGAGGACGCCGAGCCGACCACCCCGCAACTGGACTGCGACATCGCGATCGCCACCGCCCTGTGGCAGATCGAGGGCGACGCCGAGGAAGCCGTCACGATCCTGGCCTCCGTCCTCGACCGCACCACTGACAACCAGCCCTGGTACCGGTGGACCGTCGTCCGCGCCATCCGCGCAACCACTCTCCTCGGCGCGGACGCCCGGCCCCTGATCCCCCGACTGGAACTCCTGCTCGCCGACGCCGAGAAGGCCCCAGCCGCCGCCCTCGCCCTGCTCGCCATCACCGACCCCGACGTCGTCGACCTCGGCCGCCTCGCCGAGGCTGCGCTCCACTCCGCCGAAACCGCCGCGGACGTCTCCGGCGCCTGCGAGGCCTTCCAAGCCCTCGGCACCACCGCCCTGAGCCCTCACCAACGCCTGCGCGTCACCGAACTCGCCGAGCGGGACCGGCGCATCGTCGGCTCAGGCCTCGCGAACAACATCATCCGCGAGGACGAGCGACTCCGCGCCGTCCTGACCGCCATCTGATCCCTGGGCAGGGGCGGAAGAGTGACATGTCGGCGCCCTGGTCCGTCCCGGAGGGCGTACTGCCGGATGAATCCTGCTGCTGGGAACCCATGAGGGGATTTGAGCCCGCTCCAGGGCGCGCGATCCTTGCGTGCTGCAATGTTCGGTACGCGCTGTGCGGTGCGGGGAAGCCGTATCGGTATGAAGCTGATCAGCGAACGCACCCGCCCGGGAAAGGCGTCGGAACCATGGATGCGCTACGGCGCCGGCGCCGCGGCTGTGGCTGCCACGGCCGTGGCGGGAGCCGGCGCCGTCGATGCCGACAGTGCCTGGTACAGGTCCCTGCGCAAGCCTGTCTGGCAACCCCCGTCGTGGGCGTTCGGCGTCGTGTGGACGCCGCTGTACGCCACGATCGCCTATGCCGCCGGCCACGCTCTGGGCACCATGCCCGACCGGCGGGAGCGCACCCGCCTGACCACCAGCCTGGTCGTCAACCTGGCGCTCAACGCGGGATGGAACTGGCTCTTCTTCGGTCTGCGCAGCCCCAAGGCCGGTCTGGCCGGCACGCTGCTGCTCAACGTCAGCAACGCGCAACTCATCCGTCGCACCGCCCGCACCGACTCCACTGCGGCCCGTGCCCTCCTGCCCTACGCGGGGTGGTGCGCGTTCGCCACCGCCCTGAACGCCTCCCTTGTCCGGCAGAACAAGACACAGTGAGGGTCGATTCAGACCATGGGCCGGTTTGGTCGTCGCGTCTTTCAGGGCCTCTTCCCGTGTCCATTCACTCCCCGACGAGCCGTTCCACGCACCCAGCCCCCTCGCGCCCGCGCGGACTAGGATCGCGTCATGGCGATCACCGTGGGCGACGTGGAGCGGTTCGAGGAATCCAGGGGGCGGCTGGAGGCCATCGCCTACCGGCTGCTCGGGTCCGCGAGCGAGGCCGAGGACGCCGTACAGGAGACGTTCCTGCGCTGGCAGGCCGCCGACACGGGGCGTATCGAGGTCCCCGAGGCGTGGCTGACCAAGGTCCTCACCAACCTGTGCCTGAACCAGCTCACTTCGGCTCGCGCCCGGCGTGAGACCTACGTCGG
Above is a genomic segment from Streptomyces sp. SLBN-31 containing:
- a CDS encoding DUF2243 domain-containing protein; amino-acid sequence: MSEPVRPSDQRAPVERARSTVVCALIGAAVMAALDEIVFHQLLGWHHFYDRSTAGVGLLSDGLLHTAELLGLVAGFFFYADLRRRRALAPAHARAGFFLGLGAFQLFDGIVDHKLLRVHQIRYGVDVTPYDWAWNVAALVLLLVGVVLGLRAVRRDRAGAAA
- a CDS encoding SpoIIE family protein phosphatase, yielding MRSTKASVGLLYLLPPEEQVLWLALVGGVSGRIAAPWSRIPLDTAIPVADAVRDRRPVWVGSQEDIARRYPRIGIVLPYDFKLTAAPIIGNGTVWGGIVLLWPVWHPPGLSTTEQETIDACCRRAAAILDGAADSGHPLHVPDEPRMLPVPRPQDADPVQAAAALAFTARLPVGCCALDLEGRLTFINAAGADLVGATSGSLLGYRPWEVLRWLYDPMFEDRYRAAVVSRQPTSFTARRPPDTWLLFQLYPDESGISVHITPADRLPAATAPHLPQPAEPIGATALYHLTHLATALAEAAGVHDVVELAADQIVPAFGPKALALLTVDGGRLCITGYRGYSAELMARFEAAPLTSDTPAVQVITTGTAAFFPTFADLKKAYPPAVQRDEMASWAFLPLIVSGRPVGSLVLAYGVPRIFPPAERALLTSLAGLIAQALDRARLYDAKNSLAHSLQTGLLPRTLPHVPGLETAARYRPAGHGIDIGGDFYDLIPCANGTVVVVIGDVQGHDTSAAALMGQIRTAVRANATAGSSPGDVLARTNRLLTDLDTGLFASCLIAHLDLAHHRALLATAGHPPALLRHPTGRADTLHLPPGLLLGIDPDADYPTTDVPLPPGAVLALYTDGLVETPSADIGDATAALAHRLTTAPDENLETLADSLLDHAERSAHRNDDIALLLVRPHR
- a CDS encoding TspO/MBR family protein, which gives rise to MKLISERTRPGKASEPWMRYGAGAAAVAATAVAGAGAVDADSAWYRSLRKPVWQPPSWAFGVVWTPLYATIAYAAGHALGTMPDRRERTRLTTSLVVNLALNAGWNWLFFGLRSPKAGLAGTLLLNVSNAQLIRRTARTDSTAARALLPYAGWCAFATALNASLVRQNKTQ
- a CDS encoding HEAT repeat domain-containing protein, which encodes MDLTDALAGLDAHPWASVSHAYGTAEDLPDLLRALAEGGGDAEEAMSELYSCILHQGTVYSASVDAVPYLARIAAAARPGTTEVLCLLGGLAESDDEWAITPGAVRAAVATQVPLLIPLLAHEDADVRRLTAWTLGHTRNAEAALAALRSRWTAEDDPGVRAELLVALGRVDLPGAAVETRVLLGGDTPAPLRLAALLVALAAGAPWTDAHHDAALGVLPTRQLTVDRYSMHHREPLHVIVDSLLGRDTEEDREKTFALLNGALHDDRPEVRTEALSAADHACYLSRSAPRRLVPAIAPLAADQQASTLLGKVGPAAAEAAPALAELAAQPDDEEADQALAVLVRVAPRQAVPLLARDLGRRPRALDAAADFHAPAFPFGPGLLAAVRTRLAADGLGHNDTADLVHLLRQWGPQAAAALPELYAVLPRFPYAATAITAVLATGGEARREQAGAVLRAAATSLMVARAHHDLTGETDVLLDAVAKALAAGPREVAEAAEAAATLAAAAAGLLPALRAAVSEDAEPTTPQLDCDIAIATALWQIEGDAEEAVTILASVLDRTTDNQPWYRWTVVRAIRATTLLGADARPLIPRLELLLADAEKAPAAALALLAITDPDVVDLGRLAEAALHSAETAADVSGACEAFQALGTTALSPHQRLRVTELAERDRRIVGSGLANNIIREDERLRAVLTAI
- a CDS encoding cytochrome c oxidase assembly protein, with translation MRLAHVHPDAATGFGAAGLLTVAAGLLVVAAYGAGAARLRHRGDAWTRRRDASFTTGVLAIAWATAGPTPGRSFTGHMAEHLLAGMAGPLLIAVARPLTLALRALPAGPVRRGLLALAHCRPMSGLVFPPLAALLGIGGLWLVYRTRLFAATEHSAPLHVLVQAHLVAAGLLFSFSMCQLDPLRRRWSSTVRGGALLAAGAMHAVLARSLYASPPPGTTFTTGDLHSAARLMFYGGDVAEVGLAVVVGIGWYTARERRDRHVTPALSARPGCRSTVSEL
- a CDS encoding WD40 repeat domain-containing protein, giving the protein MASLGHTLLGHIDRVYAVAFRPGGRVLASGSADQTVRFWDLADPL